The nucleotide sequence CTGCCATTTAGGCTAATTTTCACGTGACCAAGGAAATGTCACATAGCGATGCACCTTAATACCCTTTAAAACTGCCTTCCTCAAACAAAGAcattccaccagagaagtagatcgtCACAGAACAAGCCATCCAAATACCCCAAGgaaacctgcttcaatacagaaataaaaccccctcaGACCACACACCCCTCGTTGTCCCCTACCACTCCACACTGGAACTCCTACAGGGTATcgttaaacaattacaacccatactcgatggggaccacatcctgaaagaaatctttcctgaaccccctctctggccttcaaacaacccccagcCTCTCCGAGCTCATCATCAGATTCAAGCCGTCAACAGACCAGGACCCGCCAAATCCGagcggcaccagaccctgccataacAATAGATGCAAAACTTGTATACATATCTCACCTGCTATGCTGATCGATATTCCCCACAACTCACCTTTCAACATCCGCAGGTCCTACACATGTctgtcacaacatgtggtgtatctCATCCGGTGCACTAGATGCCCCAGTAACAACTATATGgttgaaaccagacaatcaccatgctctcaaatgaactcacgaagaaaaatgataaaagataaaaacaccCTGTCACCCGCGGGCAAACaattttcccaaaacaatcgctccatatctgacctctcagtcatcctccaaggaaacctgcacattcctgggagcttaaatttgcTAGACTTTAAATTAGCATATAATTTAAATATTGTATCCTTATAGACTGTGTTGGTTAGACCTACCACACTCTGGGCCTTCTGGGTCATAACCCATTGATGGGGCCAGCATGTTCCCTCTCTTGCCACAGGGGACGATCATGGAGCTGCTTGACCACAAGAAACTGGATCAGGATGTGGCTTATTTTGCTGACATTGTGAGGTGGGTAGTGGGGTCTCATGGTAAAACTGGATTTGGTGCCAGGACTGTCCCTGTATCATAAATGGGCACTATATATGTCATCTGTGACTGTTCAACACCCTCAGGTTGGAGGAACTGATTGCCTAACGGTGATCAAATACCTCCCCCTTGCCTTGCAGCTGGGATCCGGCTCTAACCTGCACGTACTGCTCCCTCTCTAACTTGGGCTCTGTTTTCCCTGCAGTACAACTGAGAATGTGGCAGCATACACCTGGGAAAACCTCCAGAAGCATCTGCCCGCGGGGGCTCTTAATAAGGTCAAGGTGTATGAATCCAAGCGGAACGTCATTGTGTACAATGGAGACGAGACGGCTCCACTGGCCTTGATGCGTGACCGGAGCGCACACGGCGTAATCAGGGACTAGCATTGTCTGCAGATGAAATGAAGCTTTGCAATCAAGATAAAATCTACTGCACTGCAGCTCGTGCCTGTTCCCGCTTCGCTAACTGTGTCCAGTCTTGATCTCTCGCTCCAGCCCACCCCCCGGCTGCTGCTGACATGTTGTGAGTGAACATTTTAAAGCTAGTTTCCACACAGAAATATAAACAACCAAGCTTCCTGCAGACACTAAACTGTCCCCTACTCCCCGCTGAGGGGTGGAGAGGCAAAGGACCAGGGTAACTGTGTACCAGCAGGACACTCACCTCTTGAGCGCCTCCTGCTGCTACTGTGCGGTACACCTTTTCTCACTCCTGGCGCCCCCTGTAGGTTGTTGATTTCACTTGGCAGATCTTCACTGGCTTGGCCCTCAAACTGGGTCACACCGTCAAAACGAGCCCCTGCTGGGGTAGCAAAGAGTCCAACAAAACTGTCTGTCTGCCCTCACCCAGGTCTTCactcagcccctgctctgggcccttcaaatgCAGCCCTTTGCTTGGGCTTCCAAGCAAGCCTTGTCCCATTATCAGGGCTTACACCACTTTGCcagtgggggaacccaggcccactccctgctccaggttctgacccagggaccctgtgAACAGCGGCCACGTTCTGCTCACTTTGATTCATTGCTGCTACTTCCCTGGACCTTTTCTCACCTGGCCCCTGTATCTTCACTCCTTGCTTCAGTTCTCAGGGCCTGCCCCCCAGCTTAAGCCAGTGCAGCCAGAACCAAATTCTGTTCACCCCTCGAGCGCCTGTTACCAGAGAGCAGCTCCCAGACCCACCCCTCTGGttcccccagccagggactgatctgcctgggccctgcagctccttttatctgggcCAGtggagctctgattggctgcctgcaGGAGGCTTCTCTAGGCAGGCCCAAAGGACCTACCTTCTCTGCTgctttcctggggcagggtgtagTGGGACCCTGGGGCCTCCGTCAGGGGGCTAGGAATAGCCAGGTGCACCCTATCACCAGAAGGAATACTGATGACAATACTGTGTGAATAAACAGCCTTTGCAGACCACCCTCATGGTGTCTCCTTCAGCTGCTGGCTCTAAGGAACTGAGTACATATAGTGACCATcccagagcagggctgcagctggtGAACTCCCTGGGGGAGAGGCGTCAGCAGAAGGAGTTCTTAGAGTAAGATGCGGTGTGTACAGAGCACAGTCAGGTGAAGCTGCAGTTCAGTGTGTTAGGGACTTTAACCCCaacagcgaaattcgttgtctgttcagctagagagacagtcaacaccaGCAAGATCCCAtcaaaagccttttattgacaagtgcacgcatcaacaaaaggccgctcgtctccagtgagaaccaggccctttttacagcttagcattagcctatatagacagttttattacgtcatacatcactcacttgagcaaaacccacccccctttgtttaacaacttaaaactagacacttttaatatacacacatgcctagactttatgtctacaactttagattattaattatatcttaacaacacccaaaagttagaaatacaggggagtttttaaacaaacctataactcaaccaaaaagttagaatctgaaccgtgggatgctagagttccttatcagctcttcaaacactgtccttagcacagctaatggcaTGCCAGcaatgcaatccctggtttatctcaggcttgtctcacgttttccagggctctgttaaacaatactgcttttcaatacttttccactctgggattatcaaaacctttgctagcctgatttcagtcaggttagcataactgttttgtctgctatatattcattcaggcctaacaagtgGCAGCGTGAACTTGCGCTACTGCTGGGGAGAGCAGGGCTCAGACACTATTAGCTGGAGGCAACAGCACTGAGCTTGCAACAGTTAGGAATCGGAGCCAGGCAGTGTAGTGCACCATCTACTGTCCAACCATCTGCAGTGCCTGAGAACTAGCTGAGAAATAATGTCTCCATGAAGGGAGCGGGCTAAGGACTTGCAGGGCTAGTAAACAAGATTGTGTAGGCTGATCTGGCCTGCAGCCCAGGCAGCCAACAAGACTAGCTGCTCAAAAGGTACAGAAATATGCCCCTCTGGCCGAAACCTTGAGAGCTAAGGGTTACCAggttcagacacacacacactgatcgtCAGAGCAAGTGCTGAGAGAATGCAGAATCAGTCAACACTACGCTACGGCTGATGGAACAATTCATGGTGTCGAACGCCATCAGGTGGTCGAGAGACATCTACACAGAACACATCACCGGACATCGGCAATACCAGGatggatgagctggagtgccaaTGAGAAGcgcagtcaggaaagtaactgaaatactttcctcatggactatattttctaaatggacaacctacttaattctcaattactgagggacaatctcattatattttgctttccacaaccaaatctctgtacaactcctcatgagtgatgtacccgagtatttagattctaatatctaaactgaattgttaaatctattcacctaaatgtcagttattgctgattatgttcTATCAAATGACTTTacaaacaaactttgtatttgtggataatgtaagcactatacccagatgtacagacactcgtttctcaacctatgtattatataattttttaacattagctttaataaaatgtttcaatcacCTGCCTTCTTCTCTAGGGGATAGGTTTTATCACTGTGAGAAGCTTGATTCTCACTGTATGTGGAACCAGACTTTGTTACAACTATGGTTCTGGATCCAATCCCTCTATATGACCTACCAGCCTATGTGCCTTTAACGTGTGCACCTGACACTTGAACAAAGGAGGATGAGAGATGAGAAAATTCCTAATATCTCATAGCGGCCCTTTGctagtgttttgtccagtctCATGTCTCAGCCACTAGGGTTTTGCACCAGGAAAAGCTCCCAAGGGAAATGGTGACAGGACTCAGTTTTCCTTTGCTTTATTTCATCTATTGCTCCTAGTTATTCCCCCAGGTATCTCTGGTCTGATCTAattcctcaccctccctccctgctaccAGTAGTAGAAGGTTATGTCCCCCAGCAGTTAGTACTGAGCCCTGCTCTATTGATCGAGCTCTTTCCTTATAGTCAACTTCTCTGGCCCCTCAACCATTTTCATTGCTGTTCCTGTAGCTCTCTCCCACTTTACGGCTACCTTTCTGGTAATGGGATGGCCAGAACTGAACGGGCTATATATCAGGTGTGACAATAGCAGTGCCCTGTAAAGAGGGGCACTCTCCTCCCAACCCCCATTCAGAATCTCTCTGCCAGGGGAGACGTCTGCAAAAGAGACCAAACTAATGTCATTAGCTGCCTGCTTCGCAGGCTGCAAGCATCTTTCCCCCGCCCACATACAGACACATCTTGGGACTGCTTCAGTACCCTTGCGCCCAGATTTCTCCTTCCCATTAAGCACCTGCGGGTTGGGTTACTTGTCCACAAATGTGTTAGCCTAAGTTGAATCTTATTTTGTTTCCCGCCCCTAGAGCCTTTGGATTTCTCAGCCCTCCCTGGCGTCTGTGTCTCCTCACCATTTAGTGTTACCTGTTGGATTCATTGTTagccctgggctaaggggctggATTGACAtggcctgtccctgctccaaggaCCTCCGGCATAAGGACGTGGGCGATGTCAGCTTCCTCCAGGCACAGCTGCTTTCCCTTGTCCTGGAGACCCCTACACTTATTCCGTCCGTGGGGCCCATTCATTTGTGGGTGCTATTTGCAGTAGTTGAGATGGCTCTGAGGGCCCAAGCTAAGGCCTGGTTTAATTTGGAAAGGGCTGGATTAGAGtgtttgcaggggagggggcgtTGCCTATGGAATACTCTCCCCCGGCTTTGCCACAACCCTAGTTTCAAGCTCATTGCTCCTCCTTGGCTTTCTCTGGGGCATGGGGGGAGTTGAGTAGCAGGATCAGCCTCGGGACAGCGCTTATTATTTTGGGAGAATTGCTGTGCTAATTCGGTAATCTGTTTCTTTATTTGGCCTACATGCTGCTTTGGAGCTAGGTACACAGCAGAGCAGCCTAGCTTGTGTGTAGTGAACGCCAGCCGCCAAAGTCCAGGGGCAGACACTGGGCTCTTTATTCAGGGAAGGGGGGTAGTGTAGTATTTCTGAAGCAATACATGCCCAGGTACTGGATTTCTGCCCCTTGCACCTGCGTACGCATGAACAACTGCAGAAATGTCTGGGTGGGGCCCTCTATGTTATGGAGGAGCTCAGAagagaagatcataatggtcccttctggcctttaaaatgTATGAGCCGAGAAGTCCCTGAGCAAGAAGTGGAGCCCGTTCCCCAGGTACCAATCACGGGGAGCAGTCTTTTATTAGTACGGCCAGACAGATAAGCTGCTGTatgtagggccgcccagaggattctgggggcccggggtcttcggtggcggggggcccttccgttccgggacccgccgccgaagtgccccgaagacccgcggcgggggcccccccgctgccaaattaccgccgaagcgcagcccggtcttcggcggtaattcggcggaggggggccccgccgcgggtcttcggggcacttcggcggcgggtcccggaacggaagggcccccccaccgccgaattaccgcccaagaccgagctgaacttcggcggcgggtcccgctccgtctttggcggtaattcgccggcgggggggtcgttccgccccggagcggaaggaccccccgccggcgaagaccgggagcgaagaagctcctgcgcccagccccgcaagagtttgccgggcaccccggagcgagtgagggaccccgctccaggggccccaaaaaactctggtgggggcccccgtggggctcggggcctagggcaaattgcccctcttgcccccccccccccgggcggccctggctgtATGTGGCCtccacaaccaaccaaccaacccgtTCCCTCTTCACCCATCCCACCACAACTAAAGCATCTGAGCATAAGAGACTTGCCCATCTATCTGAAAGATGAATGAATGACAGTTATATTTGACCGGAGGAAGGTCAATTGATGCAATGCCCTCTAAGTGTGCCtaagcagaaaaataaaaatagctgtgtgtgtcacttgctggtTTCACTGTGGATTGTCAGGGGCATAATGGGGGTGTGACGGATGTGTTTGACCCACGCTGATTTCACGACAGGATGTGGTGTGGGAGCATATTTGATTCTTGCTGGTTTCACTGGGGTGGGTGCATGGTAGGGGCATTTGACTCATGCTGGTTGCACTGGAGGGTGTAGCAGGGGTGTGTCAGAGGCATGTTTGATCCATGCTGGTTTCACTGGGGGACATACCGGGAAGGTGTCaggggcatagaatcatagaacttaagatcagaagggaccattatgatcatctagtctgacctcccgcaagatgcaggccacaaaagctgacccacccactcctgaaataattctctcccttgactcagctgttgaagtccccgaATCctcatttaaagacttcaagtagcagatactCCTTCAGCAAgcgacccgtgccccatgctgcggaggaaggcgaaaaacctccagggcctctgccaatctaccctggaggaaaattccttcccgaccccaaatatggcggtcagctgaaccccgagcatgcgggcaagactctccagccagacactcaggaaaaagactttcaatatcccaacattgaccctcggtactaattaccagtggtggcacgttattgacctattgactaaatcacgttatcctatcaaaccattccctccataaacttatcaagcttaatcttaaagccagagaggtccttcgcccccactgtttccctcggtaggctgttccagaatttcactcccctgatggttagaaaccttcgtctaatttcaagcctaaacttcccgactgccaatttatatccatttgttctcgtgtccacattagtactgagctgaaataattcctctccctccctgttatttatccctctgatatatttaaagagtgcaatcatatctcctctcaaccttcttttggttaaggaaaacaaaccgagctcctcaagtccctttcatacgacaggctttccattcctcggatcattctagtggcccttctttgtacccgttccagcttgaattcatccttcttaaacatgggagaccaaaactgcacacaatactccaaatgaggtctcaccaacgccttgtataacgggactagcacctccttatctctactagaaatacctcgcctaatgcatcccaagaccgcattagcttttttaacggccacatcacattgcctactcatagtcatcctgcgatcaaccaggactccgaggtccttctcctcttccgttacttccaactggtgcatccccagcttataactaaaattcctgttagtcattcctaaatgcataaccttacacttctcactattgaatttcatcttattattTCATGTTTGACTAACACTAGTTTTGCTGTGGGCATATGTCAAGGTGTGTTTGCCCCATGCTGGTTTCACCAGGGGGCGTGGCAGGGACACAATAGAGGGGTGTTTGACCCACACTGGTTTCACTAGGGGTGCGTGGCAATGGCATGGTTTAACATATGCAGGGTTTCAATGACAGCATGGAGGAAGGTGTCATCCTTTTTCTTTGAGTTGTGATGTTTGCACAAACTGGAACTGACCTTTCCAGCTGCCAAGTGGGGCAGCACCCTCTCTGCTCTTCCTGGCTGAGTTGAGACAGTTTCCTGAAGAAGCAGTGGCACACTTGGGACTCGGAAGAGGCAATTTTCCCTCCTTCCCTTGATCCTGTCTCGCCTTTCGCTTTGTGCACTACAGCCAAAGCCACCACTCTGAGCAGAGCTGCTGACTGGCCTCTCCCGCTCAGAGCACATTGGTGCTGGGAAGAAGTGGGCTCTCTGGGCACCTGCTGCCTCCCTTGCCTGCCCAGCTCATGGCAGCATGGGGGTTACAGCAGACCGGCAGAGCAGGACAGTGGAGTGAGCCAAGGCAGTGGGCTCTTCTGGAGAAGGTGCTATCGCCTTGCGCAGTATTAGCTTCAGACCCATTCACTACGTATTAATAATACTGCAGCCGCACAGAGAACAGGCTTGGGGGCTACAGAGGCAGTTCCTTCACCAAAGGCACAATGCAAGAGcgaaaggaaaggaaaagcagAGATTCACACTGAGCTTCTAGTACGAGGTAGCAGGCTTCTCCATTAACGTGGGACAAAGATGCCATGTAATCCATAAGGCATTTGCACTGGGACTTCTGCGCGGCCCAGTTCGCTGAAGGTCTCTGCATCCAGGACAAGCAGGAAAGTGTTTTGGTTCTACAGAATGAAAGACAGCAAGAGGAATGGCAGTGCTGGGTTCCACTCTGCCTTCCCATCCCCAAcacatctcctcctccaccaggaAGAGTCTGTCTGCACAGCAAGACTGCTCAAACCAGCACCCAAGAAAGTGAGCTAGAACCAGTGCTGCCCAGACATACCCTCAAAGCAGCTTTGACCCTGGAAACTAGGCTGCTATTAGGAATCTGATGCTCTGATGCAATTGACAATTGCAGAGGATGTAGTGACTGCAAATAAACTCAGCAGTACAAGGATTGGAAAGCAGATGAGCACGGGGAATGAAGTGTTGGGACTGCCCTTTACAGAGTACCAAATCCAATTCTATGATTTAAAAACCACCATATAAACACAACAGTTTCTTGCTACTTGTGAAACGTGAGAATGAGTTACCTGCGAGGGTGTGACCACAACTGACAGAATGACTCCACTGTCTTCTGCAGTGGCTTTAGGCACTGGCACAAACACAGGCTCCGAAGGATAGAATCCATCCTCTTGCCAAATCtagcaggcaaaaaaaaaaaaaaaaagacagaagagATGCACTTTATTATGATTTAGGTACTACTGATATCCAGAGACCCGAGTCAGGATCAAGGCCCATTTGTATTCTCCAGAAATGCAGAGACACCTtgtgccctgaagaacttacaatctaaggccctgatcctgcaactagCTCCATGCAGCTGGACCTACTGAAGTCAGCAAAGCTCCATTCAGGCAGATCCCTGTGCCTATGATGAACCCCACTGACTTACTGAAgctgcctgcacagagcttcctgCAGGATTGGCTCTCAATTAAGACAAGATGCATGAAGTGGGGATAGCAAACTAGTGGAGGGAATGCGGAAGGGAACAAAGCGGGTGTAGACCAGCTCTGGGCACAGTGAGATGCCTAATTCACAAAtggattttgctttgtttttaaatgacagcCTAGCAATAAAGCAGCCTTGAGTGTCCCCTCTGACCATCATCCAAGGTGAACAAGAAGTCAAGCATTTCCCATTCTCCCCACACCTACTGGAGCTAGATAAATCAAGAGCAGGACTGAGACAGACATTTTCCCACCGGTAGATAAAGAGAAGATTAGCATTAAAGAGAGGACCACAACCGAGACATTCCCTCCAATCTTTCATATGCGCAGTGTCACTACTTACCCTAAACACAAAAGGGTCATTTACTGAACATTAAAGGATTGTGAGAGTTTTCAAAAACGTGaacattattattcattatttctgTTCCGGTAGCACCTCAAGTTCCCAGCTGAGATCGATGCCCCATCGTAtgaggcattgtacaaacacaatgAGAAACGGGCCCTGCATCAAAGACAGGCTAAATAGACAAGCTGGGCACAGGGTGGAAACTATGTCctgaactgacttgcccaaggtcacacaccagGTCAATGGTAGAGCCAGCAATAGAACACAGGTCTTCTCTAGCCCAGTCCAATGGACTACCCGGCTGCTTCTAACAAACCACCCAGCCACTCCTAACATGGAAACTGTTATGATCTGCAGGAGGGTCTTCTGGATTCTAGTTTCTAATCTgatgtttgcttttaaaatagGAATTCTTTATAAATTCAGAAGCAAGCCCAAGCCTGCACCAGGTTTTTCTAGGTCCTGTAAAATTTGCTACAACCATGAAGACATTGCCAATCCATGCAGTACAGGGAGGGTAACTGAAATTAACTCATCTGTTTTGATTTCTCAGCAATAACATACAAGGGAGAAAATGTTGCGAAATAAAAAAAGCACCAATTAGTAGAGAAATCACCTTTCCTCTTCTGAAAGCTGTCAAAAACAGTAAGGAACGTACGAGATGTACTTGAGCGTACTAAAAAAATCACGAAGTCATTACAGCTGAAACGTTAGTTGTTAGTGCTCTGGTGGGTAGGGCACTGATCTGCCACAGATTTGCTCTATGACCTCAAACAATTCTCTTCACCTTTTGttcatcccccctccctttttctgtcttgtctgttcATAAGGGCTGGaactctcagagagagagagagagagagagtgtgtgtacagtgcttagcacaatagggtcctggtctCAGTGGGGCCTCTGGagactacagtaatacaaatcaTTAGTTAATGAACCGTTGTTCCAAAGCCAGGTTGGACTGAGCCCAACACGGGTTTCTTCCTGCACAAA is from Mauremys reevesii isolate NIE-2019 linkage group 12, ASM1616193v1, whole genome shotgun sequence and encodes:
- the LOC120375723 gene encoding 6-pyruvoyl tetrahydrobiopterin synthase-like, which codes for MELLDHKKLDQDVAYFADIVSTTENVAAYTWENLQKHLPAGALNKVKVYESKRNVIVYNGDETAPLALMRDRSAHGVIRD